A region of Carettochelys insculpta isolate YL-2023 chromosome 9, ASM3395843v1, whole genome shotgun sequence DNA encodes the following proteins:
- the PIGC gene encoding phosphatidylinositol N-acetylglucosaminyltransferase subunit C, with protein MVCAQVEASPGRCWQKVLYERQPFPDNYVDHRFLEELRKNIYARQYQYWAVVFESGVVIQQLCSVCVFVVIWWYMDDGLLTPQWLFGAGLTSSLIGYVLFDVIDCGAGRRESGRTRWADLKSMLVFIAFTYGFSPVLKTLTESISTDTIYAMSVLMLLGHLIFFDYGANAAIVSSTLSLNVAIFASVCLASRLPRSLHTFATVTFAIQIFALWPMLQKKLKARTPGCYVGVTLLFTLAALAGLLSISGVAALLFALLLISILGLCPYCLIRLQLLKDNIHGPWDEAEIKDDLSTFLMETRP; from the coding sequence ATGGTCTGTGCCCAAGTGGAAGCCAGccctggcaggtgctggcagaagGTGCTTTATGAGAGACAGCCCTTTCCAGACAACTACGTGGACCACCGCTTCCTGGAGGAGCTGCGCAAGAACATCTATGCCCGCCAGTACCAGTACTGGGCAGTAGTGTTTGAATCCGGGGTGGTGATCCAGCAGCTGTGCAGCGTCTGTGTCTTTGTCGTCATCTGGTGGTACATGGATGATGGACTGCTGACCCCACAGTGGCTGTTCGGGGCTGGTCTCACCTCCTCCCTGATTGGCTATGTCCTGTTTGATGTCATAGACtgcggggcagggaggagggagagtgggCGAACTCGGTGGGCCGACCTGAAGAGCATGCTGGTGTTCATCGCTTTCACCTATGGCTTCTCCCCAGTGCTGAAGACCCTGACCGAGTCGATCAGCACAGACACTATTTATGCCATGTCGGTCCTCATGCTCTTGGGCCACCTGATCTTCTTCGACTACGGAGCCAACGCTGCCATCGTCTCCAGCACGCTGTCCCTCAACGTGGCCATTTTTGCCTCCGTCTGCTTGGCCTCTCGGCTGCCCCGCTCCCTGCACACATTTGCCACTGTCACCTTCGCCATCCAGATctttgccctgtggcccatgctgCAGAAGAAGCTCAAAGCGCGGACACCTGGCTGCTATGTAGGGGTGACCCTGCTCTTCACCCTGGCTgcgctggctgggctgctgagtATCTCCGGTGTCGCTGCCCTGCTTTTCGCCCTGCTGCTCATCTCCATTTTGGGCTTGTGTCCGTACTGCCTCATCCGGCTACAGCTACTCAAAGACAACATCCACGGGCCCTGGGATGAAGCTGAAATCAAGGATGACCTCTCCACGTTCCTCATGGAGACTCGTCCATGA